In Mycobacterium tuberculosis H37Rv, a single window of DNA contains:
- a CDS encoding membrane protein has protein sequence MLQPAFKASMAVLLAAAAVAHPIGRERRWLVPALLLSATGDWLLAIPWWTWAFVFGLGAFLLAHLCFIGALLPLARQAAPSRGRVAAVVAMCVASAGLLVWFWPHLGKDNLTIPVTVYIVALSAMVCTALLARLPTIWTAVGAVCFAASDSMIGIGRFILGNEALAVPIWWSYAAAEILITAGFFFGREVPDNAAAPTDS, from the coding sequence ATGTTGCAGCCCGCGTTCAAGGCATCGATGGCGGTGCTGCTGGCCGCGGCCGCGGTTGCCCATCCCATCGGCCGCGAGCGGCGGTGGTTGGTACCGGCGCTGCTGTTGTCGGCCACCGGCGACTGGTTGTTGGCGATCCCCTGGTGGACGTGGGCGTTCGTGTTCGGCTTGGGGGCATTCCTGTTGGCGCACTTGTGCTTCATTGGTGCCCTGCTGCCACTGGCGCGGCAGGCGGCTCCATCGCGTGGCCGGGTCGCTGCCGTGGTGGCGATGTGCGTTGCGTCCGCGGGGCTGCTGGTGTGGTTCTGGCCGCACCTGGGGAAGGACAACCTGACCATCCCGGTCACGGTATACATCGTCGCGCTGTCGGCGATGGTGTGCACCGCGTTGCTGGCACGGCTGCCGACGATTTGGACCGCGGTCGGGGCGGTGTGTTTCGCCGCGTCGGACTCGATGATCGGCATTGGCCGGTTCATCCTCGGCAACGAGGCGTTGGCGGTGCCGATCTGGTGGTCCTACGCCGCAGCCGAGATCTTGATTACGGCCGGGTTCTTCTTCGGCCGCGAGGTTCCTGATAACGCCGCAGCACCTACGGATAGCTAG
- the priA gene encoding primosomal protein N' (PriA (replication factor Y)), whose protein sequence is MLSVPHLDRDFDYLVPAEHSDDAQPGVRVRVRFHGRLVDGFVLERRSDSDHHGKLGWLDRVVSPEPVLTTEIRRLVDAVAARYAGTRQDVLRLAVPARHARVEREITTAPGRPVVAPVDPSGWAAYGRGRQFLAALADSRAARAVWQALPGELWADRFAEAAAQTVRAGRTVLAIVPDQRDLDTLWQAATALVDEHSVVALSAGLGPEARYRRWLAALRGSARLVIGTRSAVFAPLSELGLVMVWADADDSLAEPRAPYPHAREVAMLRAHQARCAALIGGYARTAEAHALVRSGWAHDVVAPRPEVRARSPRVVALDDSGYDDARDPAARTARLPSIALRAARSALQSGAPVLVQVPRRGYIPSLACGRCRAIARCRSCTGPLSLQGAGSPGAVCRWCGRVDPTLRCVRCGSDVVRAVVVGARRTAEELGRAFPGTAVITSAGDTLVPQLDAGPALVVATPGAEPRAPGGYGAALLLDSWALLGRQDLRAAEDALWRWMTAAALVRPRGAGGVVTVVAESSIPTVQSLIRWDPVGHAEAELAARTEVGLPPSVHIAALDGPAGTVTALLEAARLPDPDRLQADLLGPVDLPPGVRRPAGIPADAPVIRMLLRVCREQGLELAASLRRGIGVLSARQTRQTRSLVRVQIDPLHIG, encoded by the coding sequence ATGTTGTCGGTGCCGCACCTGGACCGCGACTTCGACTACTTGGTGCCCGCCGAACACTCCGACGATGCCCAGCCGGGGGTGCGGGTACGGGTGCGGTTTCACGGTCGGCTGGTCGACGGGTTTGTCCTAGAGCGCCGCAGCGACAGCGATCACCACGGCAAGCTGGGCTGGCTGGATCGTGTGGTGTCGCCCGAACCGGTGCTCACCACGGAGATCCGCCGGTTGGTCGATGCGGTGGCGGCGCGCTACGCCGGGACCCGCCAGGACGTATTGCGGCTCGCAGTGCCCGCCCGGCACGCACGGGTGGAGCGGGAAATCACCACGGCCCCGGGTCGGCCGGTGGTAGCGCCGGTCGACCCGTCGGGTTGGGCGGCCTACGGTCGCGGTCGGCAATTCCTGGCCGCGCTGGCCGACTCGCGCGCTGCGCGGGCCGTTTGGCAGGCGCTACCGGGCGAGCTGTGGGCGGACCGATTCGCCGAGGCTGCCGCGCAGACCGTACGTGCCGGGCGCACGGTACTGGCGATCGTGCCCGATCAGCGGGATCTGGACACCCTGTGGCAGGCCGCGACGGCCCTCGTCGATGAGCACAGTGTGGTAGCACTGTCGGCCGGCCTGGGCCCGGAGGCACGCTATCGGCGCTGGCTGGCCGCGTTGCGGGGCAGCGCGCGGCTGGTGATTGGCACCCGCAGCGCGGTGTTCGCGCCGTTGAGCGAGCTGGGCCTGGTCATGGTCTGGGCCGACGCCGACGACTCCCTGGCTGAGCCGCGGGCACCCTATCCGCACGCCCGTGAGGTGGCGATGCTGCGGGCGCATCAGGCGCGGTGCGCAGCGCTGATCGGCGGCTACGCCCGCACGGCCGAGGCCCACGCGCTGGTGCGTAGCGGCTGGGCGCACGACGTGGTTGCACCCCGGCCGGAGGTGCGTGCACGCTCTCCTCGCGTGGTTGCCCTCGACGACAGCGGATACGACGACGCGCGAGACCCGGCCGCCCGCACCGCACGGCTACCGTCCATCGCGCTGCGCGCCGCGCGCTCAGCGCTGCAGTCCGGGGCGCCGGTGCTGGTGCAGGTGCCGCGGCGCGGGTACATCCCCTCGCTGGCCTGCGGGCGCTGCCGGGCGATCGCTCGTTGCCGGTCGTGCACGGGTCCGCTATCGCTGCAAGGCGCCGGCTCGCCCGGTGCGGTATGTCGCTGGTGTGGACGGGTGGACCCGACACTGCGATGCGTGCGCTGTGGGTCGGACGTGGTGCGTGCCGTGGTGGTGGGGGCCCGGCGCACTGCCGAAGAGCTCGGCCGGGCATTCCCGGGTACGGCGGTGATTACGTCGGCCGGCGACACCCTGGTGCCCCAGCTCGACGCCGGCCCAGCCCTGGTGGTCGCCACTCCAGGAGCCGAACCCCGGGCGCCCGGCGGGTATGGGGCGGCGCTGCTGCTGGATAGCTGGGCGCTGCTGGGCCGTCAAGACTTGCGCGCGGCCGAGGACGCGCTGTGGCGCTGGATGACGGCGGCCGCCCTGGTTCGGCCGCGCGGGGCGGGCGGTGTGGTGACCGTGGTCGCCGAATCGTCCATTCCGACAGTGCAATCGCTGATCCGGTGGGATCCGGTCGGTCACGCGGAGGCCGAACTGGCAGCCCGAACCGAAGTCGGCCTGCCGCCAAGTGTGCACATCGCTGCTCTTGACGGCCCTGCCGGCACCGTGACGGCATTGCTGGAGGCGGCTCGGCTGCCCGACCCGGATCGCCTCCAAGCCGATCTGCTGGGCCCGGTGGACCTGCCACCCGGCGTCCGTCGCCCGGCGGGCATCCCCGCCGATGCGCCGGTCATCAGGATGTTGCTGCGGGTGTGCCGCGAGCAGGGCCTGGAGTTGGCGGCGAGTCTGCGGCGCGGCATCGGTGTGCTCAGTGCGCGGCAAACCCGGCAAACCCGTAGCCTGGTTCGGGTACAGATTGACCCGCTGCATATCGGGTAA